A region from the Gavia stellata isolate bGavSte3 chromosome 2, bGavSte3.hap2, whole genome shotgun sequence genome encodes:
- the CALM2 gene encoding calmodulin-2 has translation MADQLTEEQIAEFKEAFSLFDKDGDGTITTKELGTVMRSLGQNPTEAELQDMINEVDADGNGTIDFPEFLTMMARKMKDTDSEEEIREAFRVFDKDGNGYISAAELRHVMTNLGEKLTDEEVDEMIREADIDGDGQVNYEEFVQMMTAK, from the exons GCTGATCAACTGACAGAAGAGCAGATTGCAG AATTCAAAGAAGCTTTTTCACTATTTGACAAGGATGGTGATGGTACTATAACTACAAAGGAGTTGGGGACAGTGATGAGATCGCTTGGTCAAAACCCCACAGAAGCAGAGCTACAGGATATGATCAATGAAGTAGATGCTGATG GCAATGGCACAATTGACTTTCCAGAGTTTCTGACAATGAtggcaagaaaaatgaaagatacAGATAGTGAAGAAGAAATTAGAGAAGCGTTCCGTGTGTTTGACAAG gaTGGTAATGGTTACATTAGTGCTGCAGAACTCCGTCATGTGATGACAAATCTTGGGGAGAAGCTAACAGATGAAGAAGTTGATGAAATGATTAGGGAAGCAGACATTGATGGTGATGGTCAAGTAAACTATGAAG AGTTTGTACAAATGATGACAGCGAAGTGA